AGTGCCCCTCGACTGGTCGAAGCCGGACGGCAAGACGATCGGTCTGCACCTCGCGCGCAAGCCGGCCACGGGTACCCGCGAGGGGTCGGTGTTGTTCAACTTCGGCGGTCCGGGCGAGGCCGGAGGCTCCGACTTCCAGGACTACGTCGACGGGGCGTTCGACCGCTCCGGCCGCGATCTCGGACAGCACTTCGATCTCGTGTCGTGGGACCCTCGGGGGACCGGCAAGTCCGACGGCGTGGCCTGCACGTCGATGGCCGAGACGCTCGAGCCCGACCTCGACCCCACGCCCGATACGCCGGCCGAGACCACCGCGTTGCGCCAGCGGACGATTCGCGACACCCAGAACTGCCTGCGCCGCGCCGGCAGCGTGTTGCCGTACGTCGACACGTGGAGCACGGTGCGCGACCTCGACGCGATCGGAGCCGCGCTCGGGGACGGCAAGTTGACGTACGTGGGCTTCAGCTACGGCACCGAGCTCGGCATGTCGTACCTCGCGACGTACCCCACCCACGTGCGCGCCATGGTGCTCGACGGCATCGCGTTGCCGCAGGACCCCATCAGCGAGAGCCACGACCAGGCGGTCGGGTTCGAGAAGGCCGTCGAGACCTTCTTGCGCGACTGCACCGCCGGCACTTCGAGCTGCTCGTTCGGCGACGGCAACGCGGCGGGCGCGTTCGCGGCGCTCTCCGCTCGTCTCGAAGCCGGCGCGCGCATCCCCGCCTCGGGAACGTGCTCGCTGGTGGGCAGCGCGCTCCGGCAACGCAAGGCCAGCGTCGGCATCGGCGAGCTCGACACCGCGGTGGCGCAAGCCATGTACGACCGCACCCTGTGGCCCATCCTCGGTACCGGGCTCTCGCAGGCCTCCCGCAAGTCCGATCCCGACGCCGCCTGCCTCCTCGTGCTGCGTGACTACTACGCCGGCATCCGGCCCGACGGCTCGCTCGACCACCTGCTCGACTCGTTCCATGCGATCAGCTGCGCGGACCAGGCCGCCCGTGCGCACGATCCGCTCGGCGACCACCCGACCCTCGTGGCCCAGTGGTCGAAGGAGCTTCCACTGGTCGGCGGTCAGTTCGCAGAAGGCCTGCCCGGTTGTTGGGGCTTCCCCGCCGCGCGCCATCCGCTCCAGTCGTTCACGGCGGCCGATTTCGCGGACGCGCCGCCGGTGGTCGTGATCGGCAACACCGGCGACCCCGCAACCCCGTTCAGCCACGCCGAGCAGGCGCACACGTTGTTGCCGGGCTCGGTGCTCGTCACTTACGAGTCGACCGAGCACACGGTGTACCTGACGCACGGATCCACCTGCGTCGACCAGCCCGTCACCCAGTACCTCCTCGACGGGCGCCTCCCCCGCGACGGCATCCGCTGCAAACCCTGACCCGACGGTGCCTCGTCCGCCGCGGCGCCCGTCGAGCGACCGGGCGGCGATGAACGCGCGCCGTCAGGGCGCCGACCGGCGCAACAGCTCGTCGAGCTTGGCGTCGAGGCGCGCCAGGTCGCTGCGGCGCGCCGGTGTCGCATCCGCGGCGAGCTCGAGGACGATCGCGCCACCCGGTTCGAGGCGCGCTTCGGCTACGTCGGCGAGGGTGTCGGCACCCTGACGGCTGAGCGCGGTCCGCACGTCGCTGGGCCGCAGTCCGAGCTTGGCCAGCGCCGCATGGTCGACCTCTCCGTCGCGCACCAGCACGGTCGGCGACCCCTCGAAGGCGCGCAGCAGACGGTCATCGCGGTTCACGAACCGGACCACCGCCGCGTTGGCCGCCACCAGCACCGCGGCGCCGAGCAGGCCACCCGTCAGGGTGTTGTCGGGCCCGATGACCGCGTTTTGCACCACGTTCGACAGCAGCAACAGCACCACGAGGTCAAACGAGTTGAGCTGCGCCAAGTCGCGCTTGCCCGCCACCCGCAACAGCACGAGCAGGCCCACGTACACGCCCACGGTGCGCAGCACCTTCTCCAACACAGGGATGCCGCCGTGGAACAGGCTCGTGGACATCGAGGCGAGGGTCGGAAACGGTGCGAGGGTCGGAAACGGTGCGAGGGTCGTCACGTCGGCTCCTTCGGGTGGCTCGGGCTCGGCCGGTTGCCGACGAGCCACCGGTAGCCTGGCTCGCCGTGCGGTGTGGGTGCAGACAGAACGCGATCGGGCAGCGATGACCGCGTCGCCGCCCGCCACCGGTTCGCCTGCCACCGCGCACGCTGATCCCGAGCTGGGTTGGTTGCGACGGCTCCGCCCGTGGGTCGGTGCACACAAGGGGAAAGTGGTGGCCGCGTTCGCCGCGGCGGTGGTCGGAATGACCGCCGTGTCGGTCGGCCCGGTCATCCAGCGCAGCGTCATCGACGATGTCGTGATCGGCCGGCACGGCTCGCTCGGCACGCTGCTCGCCGTCTTGGTGGTGCTGGCTGTGGTGCGACTCGCGTCGACATTGGTGCGTCGCTACCTCGGCGGCAAAGTGAGCCTCGAAGTCCCCTACGACTTGCGCAACGCGGTGTTCGAGCACCTCCAGCGACTCGACTTCGCGAGCCACGACAACCTGCAGACCGGCCAGCTCGTCAGTCGGGCGAACGCCGACCTCAACATGATCCAAGCGCTGCTGGCGTGGATGGCGCTGGTGCTCGGCAACGCGGTGCAGCTCCTCGTGTCACTCGGGCTCATGCTCTGGTTATCGCCGTTGCTGTGCGCGCTGGCGTGCTTCGTTGCCGTCACCTCGTTCGCGGCGGCGTGGCGCATGCGGAGCATCGTCTACGTCTCGAGCTGGGACGCGTCGCAGCGCGAAGCCGAGATGACCGCGGCCGTCGAGGAAGCCGTCACCGGAGTCCGGGTCGTGAAGGGCTTCGGCCAGGAACCCACCGAGCTGCGACGTCTGGTCGACGCCGTAGAAGTGCTGTTCGGGGCGCGGACCCGCAATCTCCGCCACCGCGCCAAGTTCACGGCGCTGCTGCAGACCCTTCCCGCCTGCGGTCAGCTCGCGGTGCTGGTGGTCGGCGGCTGGTTGGCGCTCCACGGTCACCTCACGGTCGGCACGTTGTTGGCCTTCTTCACGTACCTCACCCAGCTCGCGGCCCCGTCGCGCACCCTCGCCCTGTTTCTCACCGCGGCGCAGCAGGCGCGGGCGGGGACCGAACGGATCATGGAGCTGCTCGACGCCACTCCGCTGGTCGCCGACGCGCCCGACGCGCTCGATCTGGCAACCGTCGAGGGCCGCGTCCGGTTCGACCACGTCACGTTCGGTTACTCGCGCCGCGAACCGGTGCTCTCCGACTTCGACCTCGAGCTGGCACCCGGCGACCGGGTGGCGGTGGTGGGCGCGTCGGGCTCGGGCAAGTCGACGGTCGCGCTGCTGGCGCCCCGCTTCTACGACGTGCTCGGCGGCTCGGTGCAGCTCGACGGTCACGACGTCCGCGACCTCACGGTCGACTCGGTCCGCCGCCACATCGGCGTGGTGTTCGAGGAGACGTTCCTGTTCTCCGAGACGATCGGCGCCAACATCGCGTACGGCCGTCCCGACGCCACGCCCGAGCAGATCCGGGCCGCGGCGCGCGCTGCCGAGGCCGACGGCTTCATCGAGGCGCTGCCCGATGGCTACGACACCCCGGTCGGTGAGCGCGGCCTCACCCTGTCGGGTGGCCAGCGGCAACGCATCGCGCTGGCCCGGGCGCTGATCACCGACCCGCGCATCTTGATCCTCGACGACGCGACCAGCTCGGTCGACGCGCGGGTCGAGCACGAGATCCACCAGACCCTCGAACGGCTGATGGTCGGCCGCACGACGTTGCTGGTGGCCCACCGCCGCTCCACGTTGCGGCTGGCCGAGCGGATCGTGGTGCTCGACGAGGGGCAGGTCCTCGACACCGGCACGCACGACGACCTGGTCGGTCGGTGTGCTCGCTACCGGGAGCTGCTCGCCGGCGACGACGACCAGCTCGACGCGCCACCGGCGCTCGTCGCGGGCAGCGACCCCGAGCCCGACCCGTGCGTCACCGAGAGCGCGTTCGCCGATGCGCCCTCCGCCGAACGGGCCACCGAGCGCACGGCCGAGCGGGCCGCCGACGGCACCGAACGCCGATCGCACATCGTGCCGGTGGCGCGGACTGCGGCGCCCGCGGGGACGCGCATGGGCGGCGGGGTGGGCGCGGGGCGAGCCATGGGCGGCGGCGACCGCTTCCTCGGCCCACCCACGCCGGAGCTGCTGGCCGCGCTCGACGCGCTCGAGCCACCGGTCGACCACAGCAACGTCGACGCGGCCACCCACGAGGAGGACCGCGGCAGCCTCCACCTCCGGCGCTTCCTCGGCCCGTGGCGCCGGGAGCTCAGCCTCGGCCTCGTGCTGGTGGTGCTCGACGCGCTGGCCACGCTCGCCGGCCCGGCGCTCATCAAAGTCGGGATCGACCGGGCCGTCGTGCACGGTTCGCGCAATGCGCTGTGGACCGCGTCGGCCGTGTTCTTCGGGGTCACCTTGTTCGACTGGTGGGACATGTGGGCCGACACCCTCGTGACCGGCCGCACCGCCGAGCGCGTGCTGGTGGCGCTCCGCATCCGCGTGTTCGCCCACCTCCAGCGGCTGGGCCTCGACTTCTACGAGAACGAGATGGCGGGGCGGATCCTCACCCGGATGACCTCCGACGTCGACACCTTGTCCGACCTGCTCCAAAACGGCCTGATCAACGCGGTGGTCAACGCCGTCACGTTCATCGGCATGTTGGTGGTGCTGTTCGTGCTGAGCCCTTGGCTGGCGCTGGCGACGCTCGCCCTCATCCCGCCGCTCGCCGTGGCCACCGCGTGGTTCCGCCGCAG
This region of Acidimicrobiales bacterium genomic DNA includes:
- a CDS encoding alpha/beta hydrolase, whose product is MTTHHRQRPLVATAVIGLLLLVGLASGCTSGRIEDLAKTTSTASPPSVAGSNRTATASRLDWQSCGELQCATLEVPLDWSKPDGKTIGLHLARKPATGTREGSVLFNFGGPGEAGGSDFQDYVDGAFDRSGRDLGQHFDLVSWDPRGTGKSDGVACTSMAETLEPDLDPTPDTPAETTALRQRTIRDTQNCLRRAGSVLPYVDTWSTVRDLDAIGAALGDGKLTYVGFSYGTELGMSYLATYPTHVRAMVLDGIALPQDPISESHDQAVGFEKAVETFLRDCTAGTSSCSFGDGNAAGAFAALSARLEAGARIPASGTCSLVGSALRQRKASVGIGELDTAVAQAMYDRTLWPILGTGLSQASRKSDPDAACLLVLRDYYAGIRPDGSLDHLLDSFHAISCADQAARAHDPLGDHPTLVAQWSKELPLVGGQFAEGLPGCWGFPAARHPLQSFTAADFADAPPVVVIGNTGDPATPFSHAEQAHTLLPGSVLVTYESTEHTVYLTHGSTCVDQPVTQYLLDGRLPRDGIRCKP
- a CDS encoding ABC transporter ATP-binding protein, giving the protein MTASPPATGSPATAHADPELGWLRRLRPWVGAHKGKVVAAFAAAVVGMTAVSVGPVIQRSVIDDVVIGRHGSLGTLLAVLVVLAVVRLASTLVRRYLGGKVSLEVPYDLRNAVFEHLQRLDFASHDNLQTGQLVSRANADLNMIQALLAWMALVLGNAVQLLVSLGLMLWLSPLLCALACFVAVTSFAAAWRMRSIVYVSSWDASQREAEMTAAVEEAVTGVRVVKGFGQEPTELRRLVDAVEVLFGARTRNLRHRAKFTALLQTLPACGQLAVLVVGGWLALHGHLTVGTLLAFFTYLTQLAAPSRTLALFLTAAQQARAGTERIMELLDATPLVADAPDALDLATVEGRVRFDHVTFGYSRREPVLSDFDLELAPGDRVAVVGASGSGKSTVALLAPRFYDVLGGSVQLDGHDVRDLTVDSVRRHIGVVFEETFLFSETIGANIAYGRPDATPEQIRAAARAAEADGFIEALPDGYDTPVGERGLTLSGGQRQRIALARALITDPRILILDDATSSVDARVEHEIHQTLERLMVGRTTLLVAHRRSTLRLAERIVVLDEGQVLDTGTHDDLVGRCARYRELLAGDDDQLDAPPALVAGSDPEPDPCVTESAFADAPSAERATERTAERAADGTERRSHIVPVARTAAPAGTRMGGGVGAGRAMGGGDRFLGPPTPELLAALDALEPPVDHSNVDAATHEEDRGSLHLRRFLGPWRRELSLGLVLVVLDALATLAGPALIKVGIDRAVVHGSRNALWTASAVFFGVTLFDWWDMWADTLVTGRTAERVLVALRIRVFAHLQRLGLDFYENEMAGRILTRMTSDVDTLSDLLQNGLINAVVNAVTFIGMLVVLFVLSPWLALATLALIPPLAVATAWFRRRSSAAYDRQRERIAAVNADLQENLSGVRETQAFRRQSHNVARFRDLGAAHRDAGIEAMWIQARYFGFAELLAGLGTALVLGLGALLVHRGSITVGVLVAFLLYLTQFFAPIQQLSQVFDSWQKAAAGMRKLDDLLTTPTSVPTSQQPTRLPRLRGEVCFDQVRFRYAPAAPWALDGIDVVLHAGQSVALVGETGSGKSTLVKLVARFHDPTEGAVLVDGIDLRTVDPSAYRQQLGYVPQEPFLFAGTVAANLAYGRPGASRAELEAAARAVGLHERIMRLPGGYDHELIERGRSLSTGERQLLCLARALVVDPAVLILDEATSNLDLASEARINEAMDTVCGKRTSVTIAHRLPTARRAQRILVLDGGRIVEDGDHDSLLARGGRYADMWQAFADPDQPDVPDAPSISAAS
- a CDS encoding YetF domain-containing protein gives rise to the protein MTTLAPFPTLAPFPTLASMSTSLFHGGIPVLEKVLRTVGVYVGLLVLLRVAGKRDLAQLNSFDLVVLLLLSNVVQNAVIGPDNTLTGGLLGAAVLVAANAAVVRFVNRDDRLLRAFEGSPTVLVRDGEVDHAALAKLGLRPSDVRTALSRQGADTLADVAEARLEPGGAIVLELAADATPARRSDLARLDAKLDELLRRSAP